The sequence GCCACGGCGTAGCATAGCCCGGCCACTATGTCGTAGTCCGGGGTGGCGCTCTGCTGGAGGTGTATCATGTCGCTCTTTGCGAAAACGCTGCACCTGCCGGCAACACGCGGCGGGTCCTCGCTCTTAAGCGCGAGCTCGCCGAACTCCTCTATGGTGAGTTCGAGGCGGTAGGCCTGCTGGTCGAGGAAGGAGCCGGTCCCGGCCGCGCAGACCGAGTTCATCTGGAAGTCCTCTATCCTTATCCTATCTCCCTCTTTGGCCAGCAGAATGAGCTTGGCGTCCTGCCCGCCCATCTCTATAACGGTCTTCACCTCCGGGTGGAGGACCTCGATGGCCTTGGCCTGGGCTATGACCTCGTTTACGAAGGCCGCGCCTATAAAGGGGGCTATTATCTTCCCCCCGGAGCCCGTGGCCGCGACGAGCTTTATGGAGTCCGCACCGTAGCGGTCGACTATGTCGGTAAGGAGGCTTAGGGCCGTCTCAAGCGGCTCACCCTTCGTCCTGGTGTATTTGTCCTCCAGTATGTTCCCGTCCCCGTCGAGGACAACGGTCTTGGCGCTTACCGAGCCGACGTCAATACCGATACAAACAAGACCTGACTTCGTCACTCTCTTACCTCCATGACTCTACTCTTCAAGTGGATTCGGCACAAATGGATGCCTGTTTCCCGGACTAAAACCACACCTTCCACGCCCGGGAAGGCGCGGAAGGGTATCTTTATATTATTGGCGATTTTCCCTCTCTTGTCAACCGGCTACTTGTGGCGCACCTTTTTCTATATATTCTACGGGATGGGGGTTTCGGCGGCCATAAGGCGGATATAAAAAAGCCCGGACCGACGGGCCCGGGCTTTTTTATACGCCTAAAAAAATTACAGGCTCTTTATGTGAGCTATAACGGCAGTGACCTCGTCATCCGAGAGCTTCTGCGGCAGCATGTCGATGGGGAACTTGGGATACTTCTTCGCGGCCTTGGCGCGGCCCTTCACGATAACCTCTTTTATCGCGGCCTCGTCCCCCTCTAAGAACGCGTTGCCCTTGAACGCGGGCGCCATCGCCGTACCCTCTCCCTTCGCGCCGTGGCACGCGGAGCACTTCTGGGTAAAGACCTTACCGCCGTCCGCAGCCATCGCAGTACCGGCGAAAGCCAGGGTGATGGCAAATACCGCTATCCATAAAATTGTACGCATAAAACCCCTCCTTCTCTCTTTTTTTAGTTAAATCGGATTGGTTTCCTCTTTATAAGTGTACAGTCAAAGCCCCTCGCTTGTCAAGAACTTTATTGGCTCGTTCCCCCTCCCCTCCCCCTCTATACCGGGGGACTTTCCGCAGCCCGGCAACCCCGCGCCTTAGCTCATAAAACCGCCATATCCACCACTACCGAGCTGAAGAGCAGCCCCAGGTAGAGCATGGAGACCATAAAGTTCTTACGCGCCATCTCGGGCGAGGTGTCCTTTATGAGGCGGACGTTCCAGTAGAGGAAGTAGGCCCCGACCGAGACGGCGGTCACGAAGTATATCCAGCCGCTGTAGCCGAGGAAGAACGGCACCAGCGAAGAGGTGACGAGTATACCGGTGTTTATGAGTATATAGACGGCCGT comes from Thermodesulfobacteriota bacterium and encodes:
- a CDS encoding BadF/BadG/BcrA/BcrD ATPase family protein, which produces MTKSGLVCIGIDVGSVSAKTVVLDGDGNILEDKYTRTKGEPLETALSLLTDIVDRYGADSIKLVAATGSGGKIIAPFIGAAFVNEVIAQAKAIEVLHPEVKTVIEMGGQDAKLILLAKEGDRIRIEDFQMNSVCAAGTGSFLDQQAYRLELTIEEFGELALKSEDPPRVAGRCSVFAKSDMIHLQQSATPDYDIVAGLCYAVA
- a CDS encoding cytochrome c, which produces MRTILWIAVFAITLAFAGTAMAADGGKVFTQKCSACHGAKGEGTAMAPAFKGNAFLEGDEAAIKEVIVKGRAKAAKKYPKFPIDMLPQKLSDDEVTAVIAHIKSL